Proteins from a single region of Chanodichthys erythropterus isolate Z2021 chromosome 13, ASM2448905v1, whole genome shotgun sequence:
- the wu:fa19b12 gene encoding uncharacterized protein wu:fa19b12: MTKRRAENILPSEIPIKRSFRSLSNIDKPVVGVNVVQSAKPSSLLSFVGQHCRKRPKYLEDPLDTDNLPRKVAANRVDSVLADKNTCKSRTFEDAGRPVTRRSSCARQMESNKQPEEENNLTAGDKVMHTDEDLSPFNSFQFWRVPLPELDISLLESEPATGSYTASFAKDLEAMET, translated from the exons ATGACCAAGCGGAGAGCAGAGAACATTTTGCCTTCCGAAATTCCCATTAAAAGAAGTTTTCGTTCTCTCTCCAACATTGACAAACCTGTCGTAGGTGTGAATGTGGTCCAAAGCGCTAAGCCATCCTCGTTATTGTCATTCGTTGGACAGCACTGCAGGAAAAGACCGAAGTATCTCGAAGACCCACTGGATACCGACAACCTACCGAGAAAAGTGGCTGCAAACAGGGTTGATTCAGTGCTGGCAGATAAGAACACATGCAAGTCTAGAACATTCGAGGATGCTGGTAGACCTGTCACGCGACGCTCATCTTGCGCGCGTCAAATGGAGTCAAATAAACAGCCAGAAGAAGAAAATAACCTTACTGCAGGAGACAAG GTGATGCACACAGACGAGGACCTCTCTCCATTCAATTCCTTCCAGTTCTGGCGGGTTCCACTTCCTGAGTTGGATATCTCTCTATTGGAGTCTGAACCCGCAACTGGGTCTTACACAGCCTCTTTCGCCAAAGACTTAGAGGCGATGGAAACCTGA
- the LOC137034534 gene encoding carnosine N-methyltransferase-like, whose product MADGKDETVAASKPEVFYNYRDRIKCSPEEEAQLERQHFWNVINAFKYYRIHVHERVNRAERQFRCLPDHHQQLLTNFLPNLSKIRYCVDRNQEVLQAIVNNCLDMFENMEYGQDGEPRKVRPSSTFDMDKLKSTIKQFVRDWSEAGKAERDSCYKPIIDEIQRLFPPEQCDLSQVRVLVPGSGLGRLAWEIARLGYSCQGNEWSFFMLFSSNFVLNRCDEENALTLYPWIHQFSNNKMSSDQTRPVSFPDVNPQSLPVDSDFSMVAGDFQEVYSDPEMWDCVATCFFIDTAHNVLDYIETIWTILKPGGVWINLGPLLYHYENMANELSIELSYEDIKAVLLKYGFVLEFERESVPSTYTENDRSMLKYLYDCVFFIVRKPAEQLINGDQTPKDDQIEDTLQTRNST is encoded by the exons ATGGCTGACGGCAAGGATGAAACAGTAGCAGCTTCTAAACCAGAGGTATTTTACAACTATCGGGACAGAATTAAATGTTCACCAGAGGAAGAGGCGCAGTTAGAGAGACAGCATTTCTGGAATGTCATAAACGCGTTTAAATACTACAG AATTCACGTTCATGAACGAGTGAATCGAGCCGAGCGGCAGTTCCGATGCCTTCCAGATCACCACCAGCAACTTTTGACAAACTTCTTGCCCAATTTGAGCAAGATCCGCTACTGTGTCGACCGAAACCAAGAGGTGCTGCAGGCCATAGTGAACAACTGCCTCGATATGTTTGAGAACATGGAATATGGACAGGAT GGTGAGCCAAGGAAAGTACGGCCATCCTCAACTTTTGACATGGACAAGCTGAAGTCAACCATTAAGCAGTTTGTCCGTGACTGGAGTGAAGCAGGAAAGGCTGAAAGGGACAGCTGCTATAAACCTATTATAGATGAGATCCAGAGACTATTTCCTCCTGAACAGTG TGATCTGTCCCAGGTCAGAGTGTTAGTGCCCGGGTCCGGTCTAGGTCGACTTGCATGGGAAATCGCTCGTCTGGGCTATTCGTGCCAAGGCAACGAGTGGAGTTTCTTCATGCTCTTCTCCTCTAATTTTGTTCTGAATAG GTGTGATGAGGAGAATGCTCTGACTCTGTATCCCTGGATTCACCAGTTCAGTAATAACAAAATGTCCTCAGATCAAACAAGACCTGTGTCCTTTCCTGATGTCAATCCACAGAGTCTTCCAGTAGACTCAGATTTCTCTATGGTTGCTGGAGACTTCCAGGAAGTATACAGTGACCCgg AAATGTGGGATTGTGTTGCTACTTGTTTCTTCATTGACACTGCCCACAATGTTCTTGATTACATTGAAACCATCTGGACTATTCTAAAACCTGGTGGTGTCTGGATAAATTTGG GTCCACTACTTTACCACTATGAGAATATGGCTAATGAATTGTCCATTGAGCTGAGCTATGAGGACATAAAGGCTGTCCTTTTAAAATATGGATTTGTCCTGGAG TTTGAGAGAGAGTCTGTTCCCAGCACATACACAGAGAACGATCGCTCCATGCTCAAGTACCTTTACGACTGTGTCTTTTTTATCGTACGAAAACCTGCAGAACAGTTAATCAATGGAGATCAGACACCTAAAGATGACCAGATTGAGGATACTTTACAGACAAGAAACTCAACATGA